The proteins below are encoded in one region of Coffea arabica cultivar ET-39 chromosome 4c, Coffea Arabica ET-39 HiFi, whole genome shotgun sequence:
- the LOC113708811 gene encoding UDP-arabinopyranose mutase 3, with translation MASVSPTPVLKDELDIVIPTIRNLDFLEMWRPFFQPYHLIIVQDGDPSKTIKVPDGFDYELYNRNDINRILGPKASCISFKDSACRCFGYMVSKKKYIFTIDDDCFVAKDPSGKEINALEQHIKNLLSPSTPFFFNTLYDPYQEGADFVRGYPFSLREGVPTAVSHGLWLNIPDYDAPTQLVKPLERNTRYVDAIMTVPKGTLFPMCGMNLAFNRELIGPAMYFGLMGDGQPIGRYDDMWAGWCTKVICDHLGLGVKTGLPYIWHSKASNPFVNLKKEYKGIYWQEELIPFFQSVALPKDCATVQKCYLELSKQVKAKLGKVDDYFNKLADAMVTWIEAWDELNPSNASAEVANGPKK, from the exons ATGGCATCTGTATCTCCAACCCCAGTTTTGAAAGATGAGTTAGATATAGTGATTCCCACCATCAGAAACCTTGATTTCTTGGAGATGTGGAGGCCATTTTTCCAGCCATACCATCTCATCATTGTCCAAGATGGTGATCCTTCGAAGACCATCAAAGTCCCTGATGGCTTTGACTACGAATTGTACAATCGCAATGATATCAACCGCATTCTGGGCCCCAAAGCATCTTGCATTTCTTTCAAGGACTCTGCTTGCCGTTGCTTTGGCTACATGGTGTCCAAGAAGAAGTACATCTTCACCATTGATGATGATTGCTTT GTTGCCAAAGATCCATCTGGTAAAGAAATAAATGCGCTTGAGCAGCACATTAAGAATCTTTTGTCCCCATCAACgccattttttttcaataccCTCTATGATCCCTACCAGGAGGGGGCAGACTTTGTGCGCGGGTATCCTTTCAGTCTTCGTGAAGGTGTACCAACTGCAGTGTCACATGGCCTTTGGCTTAACATACCTGATTATGATGCTCCAACACAGCTTGTCAAACCTCTTGAGAGGAACACCAG GTATGTAGACGCAATTATGACTGTGCCAAAGGGTACCCTCTTCCCCATGTGCGGCATGAACCTTGCTTTCAACCGTGAATTAATTGGACCTGCAATGTACTTTGGCCTCATGGGTGATGGCCAGCCTATTGGACGTTATGATGATATGTGGGCTGGTTGGTGCACCAAG GTTATATGCGACCACCTCGGGTTGGGAGTCAAGACAGGGCTGCCTTACATCTGGCACAGCAAAGCAAGTAACCCATTTGTGAACCTTAAGAAAGAATACAAAGGTATCTACTGGCAGGAAGAGCTCATCCCATTTTTCCAATCTGTTGCCCTTCCAAAGGACTGCGCAACTGTTCAGAAATGCTACCTTGAGCTGTCCAAGCAAGTCAAGGCAAAGCTTGGCAAGGTGGATGATTACTTTAATAAGCTGGCCGATGCCATGGTCACCTGGATTGAAGCTTGGGATGAGCTTAATCCATCCAACGCTTCTGCTGAAGTCGCTAATGGCCCCAAAAAGTAG